The sequence ATCCGCGATCGCTACCAGGAGATCACCGGGTTTACATTCCGGGTGGGAAGGGCGATCGACGGGGCGGCGGCCCCGATTCGCGACCTCCTCGCGACGGGGAAGAACCTTCTGGTCATTGGCAGGCCTGGGGCGGGCAAGACGACGGTCCTGCGAAGTGCTGCGGCCATCTTATCTGAACAACTACATCGCCGCGTTGTCATCGCCGACACCAGCAACGAGATTGGCGGTGACGGGCAGATCCCGCATCCCGCCATCGGCAGCGCACGGTGCCTGCAGATTCCGCTCGCTGAACCGAACCGACCAGCCGATGCCGAAACGCGACAGGCCGGAACCATTCTGCAGGCGGTGATCAACCACCGAGCTGAGACGGTGATCATCGATGAGCTCGGGTTCGCCGCCGACGCAAGGGTGGCCCGAACCATCGCCCGCCGCGGCGTGCAGTTGGTCGCAACCGCCCACGCGACTTCGCTTCGCGATATGGTCTTCAACTCAGAACTCGCCTGCCTGGTCGGGGACCTGCACCCCATCGTGCTGTCTCACGAGGAAGTCGCGAGGCGCGGAATCGTGCGTCGCACCGTCTTGGAACGCATCGGCCCCCCGGTGTTCGATTGCGCAGTGGAAATCGCTCACCGCGATGCATTCGTGATCCACCGAGACGTCGCGGAGTCGGTGGACAACCTGCTCAATGGGCTGCCGCCGAAAGTGGTCGTGCGGGATGCCGGCCCGGACCTGGAAGAATCTTAACAGGATCCGCGTCCCGGGGCGGCCAAACTCAAACCAGACCCTTTACTTTACCCGGACGGGCCATGGATATGGAGCGGGGCGTCGTCAAGTGGTTCGACAGTCGAATGGGCTACGGCTTCGTGGTTGATGAGAGCGGGCGTGACGTCTTCTTGCACCGCCGGGTGCTCCGCGGCGCCGGCCGGCGGCGGTTGGATCCAGGGGAAATCGTCGAGTACGAAGCCGAGAGCACACCCCGGGGAACCAAGATCACTCACCTCATCGTCCCTGAGCAGCCGCGGAAGGAACCGCCGTAGCAGGACCGGAACGATCCGGTTCAGGGCTGACGCTTCTTCGGCACCTCGGGAAAGGCGATCACGCCGGTTTGACGAGTACCCGTCGTCACCCCTTTTCGCTGGGGAACGCGTGGGTGATCGGCCAAGTTGAGGTTGAGGGTCTTCCCGCAGGAGCAGGTCACCTTGGATTGCTCGCTCGCGTCGATCCAGATCTTCCCCTCGTTCTCGGCGCGCCGTCGGGCCGCTTCGATGGCCCCCGACGCCCGATCTTCCGCGTCCTCGCGATCCGCCTGGGCAGCGGTCATGGTGCCGTACACCGATGCGATAAACGTCTTCGGATAATAGACGCTGTACTTCTTGCCGCACCGACCGCAAGGGAAAGCCATCAACAATGCCACGCGAGATCACCTCACCACCATTGTAGCATGGAGGTCTTCGGCCGCCCGAGCCCAGTTGGAACAGCGTGAGGAGGCCGGCGCCGACACTGGGAAACCCGAGGAGGGTATGGTAGCATATTGGCACACCGGGCAGCTGAGGTTGAAGGGAGCGAGGGAATGGCCGACCGTGGCATGCGGATGTTCGTTCTGGGGATTTTTGTCGGCGGGGTGGCGGCCGTCTTCCTGTTGGGCAGTGCGGTGACTGCGTGGAGCCGACATGGCGGCGCAGCCGCGAGCGACCGCGGCCCAATCGTCCTTCCCGT comes from bacterium and encodes:
- a CDS encoding cold shock domain-containing protein; translated protein: MDMERGVVKWFDSRMGYGFVVDESGRDVFLHRRVLRGAGRRRLDPGEIVEYEAESTPRGTKITHLIVPEQPRKEPP